Proteins from a genomic interval of Paenibacillus sp. RC334:
- a CDS encoding alpha/beta fold hydrolase, whose translation MKKITVLMLIFLLSVTLVPVGAFAGSTTPQPPKDPGGSWAEGPPPNRVDPAKPALLFVHGLNSSAEVWKNNNDMLQRARDAGYQTATVNLYDANGTSQDMWDNGKLLADKIKVISNHFGKKLIIIAHSKGGVDTQTALAYNGAAPYVQRVITLSSPHHGSQLADLAYSSWAGWLADIVGSQNPGTSTLQTSYMKYFRSKTDALSNATTIPFFTFAGDNWSDGSASYILGGLYLSSFGKNDGVVAVDNAKLPGGRVVKVGPWDHAKVRTGSYVFSLIQPYLQANTPALNQETEALSAASSLRASALTSTYSEIDNSYFIRGGNYNGKASEILTVENGVKSINMDWISDKRVSKLELTKPDGTSEIVNLKAGYDDEIFAGAWHHNAVIKNPKPGTYKLNVTIPDKGAYLLIARYQAAQVPELKYNLNAVGPKLNLQPQDSPKSVTQVTYQVQYYGDPQQGITPASTDLTVQQKAVNPTGQIELSKADKPGIYSVTYEIEGTTEAGYPYRRTAVQSIYIDADGNKYVD comes from the coding sequence TTGAAAAAGATCACCGTTTTGATGCTCATTTTTTTGTTATCCGTCACTCTTGTCCCTGTCGGCGCTTTTGCAGGCTCCACTACACCCCAACCCCCGAAAGATCCTGGAGGAAGCTGGGCAGAAGGCCCACCACCTAATCGCGTGGATCCTGCCAAGCCCGCACTATTATTTGTACATGGTTTGAACAGCAGCGCGGAAGTCTGGAAGAATAATAACGACATGCTTCAGCGCGCACGTGACGCCGGATACCAGACGGCCACCGTTAATCTGTACGATGCAAATGGCACATCACAGGATATGTGGGACAATGGTAAGCTTTTAGCCGACAAAATCAAGGTCATTAGTAATCACTTTGGAAAAAAACTCATCATCATTGCCCACAGCAAAGGTGGAGTGGATACTCAAACCGCTCTTGCATATAACGGAGCCGCTCCCTATGTACAACGTGTGATCACCCTCAGCAGTCCCCACCATGGCTCACAGCTTGCAGATCTTGCTTACAGTAGCTGGGCCGGATGGCTGGCAGATATTGTCGGCTCACAAAATCCAGGCACCTCCACTTTACAGACATCTTATATGAAGTATTTCCGATCCAAGACCGATGCACTCAGCAACGCGACTACAATTCCATTCTTCACGTTTGCTGGTGATAACTGGTCTGACGGAAGCGCTTCCTACATACTGGGCGGACTTTATCTTTCATCCTTTGGCAAAAATGATGGAGTAGTCGCAGTCGACAATGCCAAGCTTCCCGGTGGACGTGTAGTTAAAGTCGGCCCCTGGGATCATGCCAAAGTTCGTACCGGCTCTTATGTCTTCTCCCTGATCCAACCTTACCTCCAAGCAAACACTCCAGCATTGAATCAGGAAACTGAAGCACTTTCAGCAGCATCTTCCTTGCGTGCTTCCGCTTTAACATCCACCTATAGCGAGATCGACAATTCATACTTTATCCGCGGCGGAAACTATAACGGAAAAGCCTCCGAAATCCTCACCGTTGAAAATGGTGTCAAATCCATTAATATGGATTGGATCAGCGATAAACGTGTGAGTAAACTGGAGCTGACCAAGCCTGACGGTACCAGCGAGATCGTTAATCTGAAAGCAGGTTATGATGACGAAATTTTTGCTGGTGCCTGGCATCATAACGCCGTCATCAAAAATCCAAAACCGGGTACCTATAAACTGAACGTCACGATTCCTGATAAAGGAGCGTATCTCCTGATCGCCCGTTATCAGGCCGCTCAGGTTCCTGAGCTGAAATATAATCTGAATGCCGTAGGTCCGAAGCTGAATCTGCAACCACAGGATTCCCCTAAAAGCGTTACACAAGTCACGTATCAGGTTCAATATTACGGTGATCCACAGCAAGGAATTACTCCTGCGTCCACAGATCTGACGGTACAACAAAAAGCGGTTAACCCCACCGGACAAATCGAGCTGTCCAAAGCGGACAAGCCCGGCATTTATTCCGTAACCTATGAAATCGAGGGAACTACAGAGGCAGGCTATCCATACCGCCGTACAGCTGTTCAGTCCATTTATATTGACGCTGACGGGAATAAGTATGTTGATTAA
- a CDS encoding sigma-70 family RNA polymerase sigma factor yields MNQSQLTLVEQYRKKLYRIAWRIQYRARVQTNHEFVMEKNEAVATPSFTDSANSKMYILQLINSLPSEIGKAIIFDLYILDKTEAQIARELKLSQQAVNKWKKKMLRQLSQMLSSSNCSN; encoded by the coding sequence ATGAATCAATCTCAGCTAACATTGGTTGAACAATATCGTAAGAAGCTGTATCGCATTGCATGGAGAATCCAGTATCGTGCCCGGGTACAAACCAATCATGAATTTGTCATGGAAAAGAACGAAGCCGTCGCTACTCCATCTTTTACAGACTCTGCAAACTCTAAAATGTACATTCTACAGCTCATTAACTCTCTACCATCTGAGATCGGAAAAGCCATCATCTTTGACCTTTACATACTAGACAAAACCGAAGCACAGATTGCAAGAGAGCTGAAGCTATCCCAACAGGCGGTGAATAAATGGAAAAAGAAAATGCTGCGTCAATTATCTCAGATGCTGAGTTCATCAAACTGCTCAAATTAG
- a CDS encoding DUF4340 domain-containing protein, whose translation MRKWIPTVLLLVVLGAGIVYAKSQNFFREQAPAARQLVQLTQGDITSFAIMGKDGKPVELNQRDGKWSMSKPQSYPLNGYTIDNWLAAIQNVKLGEVVESSPKDVAKYGISATNNQIQIKTKDGSEHTFAFGETLPSGDAAYVLSDKTEVASVPVDTLSGLLLGAADFTDTTPFDWDDDKLGGLEWEGQSASWMLKSSGDGGTGESSSTAWTLNGKSVTSDTATSLSQQIKNLASSQSLRKASELNQPVHRFTLSVSLGKQDESQQVYQGWMVNGEPDIVWVVPPQSNWAYGLSASDVKRIEQAGHDQAQTGK comes from the coding sequence ATGAGAAAATGGATACCCACAGTGCTGCTGTTAGTTGTATTGGGAGCGGGTATAGTCTATGCCAAGAGCCAAAACTTTTTTCGTGAACAAGCTCCTGCTGCTCGCCAGCTGGTCCAGCTTACGCAGGGGGATATTACGTCTTTCGCTATAATGGGGAAGGACGGCAAGCCAGTGGAGCTTAACCAACGTGATGGCAAATGGAGCATGAGCAAGCCGCAGTCTTATCCGTTAAACGGTTATACGATAGACAATTGGTTAGCCGCTATTCAAAACGTGAAGCTCGGTGAGGTGGTGGAGTCTTCTCCAAAAGACGTAGCCAAATACGGAATCAGCGCCACCAACAACCAAATTCAGATCAAGACCAAGGATGGAAGCGAGCATACCTTTGCTTTTGGCGAAACGTTGCCTTCCGGAGATGCTGCTTATGTGCTGTCAGATAAAACAGAGGTAGCTTCCGTACCTGTGGATACCCTTTCCGGGTTGTTACTGGGTGCAGCCGATTTTACGGATACGACGCCGTTTGACTGGGATGATGACAAGCTGGGCGGACTGGAGTGGGAAGGCCAGTCTGCGTCTTGGATGCTTAAGTCATCCGGTGACGGGGGAACCGGGGAAAGCTCTTCCACAGCTTGGACGTTGAATGGAAAGTCGGTAACCAGTGATACGGCGACCTCCTTATCGCAGCAAATCAAAAATCTGGCCAGCAGCCAGTCCTTGCGTAAAGCCTCCGAGCTAAACCAACCTGTTCACCGCTTTACGCTGAGCGTATCGCTGGGCAAGCAGGATGAGTCGCAGCAGGTGTATCAGGGCTGGATGGTGAACGGTGAACCGGATATCGTATGGGTCGTGCCTCCGCAAAGCAATTGGGCGTATGGTCTGTCGGCATCTGACGTGAAGCGTATTGAACAGGCTGGACATGACCAGGCTCAAACTGGAAAATGA
- a CDS encoding GldG family protein — protein MKKWLGHTNSVVLSVAAVGIFILLTLFLRSLGGFQLDLTAGKQYTLSDQTLTAIQGVKEDVRLIAFTVSTSQNQKLNRDVTDMLREYAKRNSKLKVEQYDLNQEPLLAKEYGVTEASIVLVQGEKKRVIDIGSLFTQAQGSSEGAYQFTGEEKLTSGLLGLSSTRQGKAVFLTGHEEIPLSQMTGLSNSLAQDNVKTEEVQLNQAGSVPKDASVLAIVGPQRDISATELKSIRTYLEGGGKLFLALGFHPNMQSDWKNLDALAADYGVKDTHAIVVDQEQTNTLGPLFTVPTFGSHAITDKLAASNLYPVLSLSIALQAGEQKNWKTTALLKSSAASYGETNIQGLLNNETQKDDKDPQGPLDLGYAVDGKDGKPKAIILGTSALLSDTEISTGGNRDFVLNSLNYVQEQSDGLTIRPRQEQDYKVVYLTPAQAKIILTLSVIGLPMLFAAAGILLWWRRRRA, from the coding sequence ATGAAAAAATGGCTGGGTCATACAAACAGTGTGGTATTGTCGGTTGCTGCTGTAGGTATTTTTATTTTGCTGACGTTGTTTCTGCGTTCGCTGGGAGGCTTTCAGCTAGATTTGACGGCAGGCAAACAGTATACGTTGTCTGATCAGACATTGACGGCCATTCAGGGAGTGAAGGAAGACGTGCGTCTGATTGCTTTTACCGTATCGACTTCGCAAAATCAAAAGCTGAACCGGGACGTTACGGATATGCTGAGGGAATACGCCAAGCGTAACAGCAAGCTCAAGGTCGAGCAATATGATCTGAATCAGGAGCCGCTGCTGGCCAAGGAATACGGTGTCACCGAAGCATCCATCGTGCTGGTTCAGGGTGAGAAGAAACGTGTTATTGATATAGGTAGTCTGTTTACACAGGCACAGGGAAGTAGCGAGGGGGCGTACCAGTTTACAGGGGAAGAAAAGCTGACCAGCGGACTGCTGGGGCTATCGTCTACCCGCCAGGGAAAAGCCGTTTTCCTGACCGGACATGAGGAAATCCCTTTGTCCCAAATGACCGGATTGAGCAATTCACTGGCGCAGGATAATGTGAAAACAGAAGAAGTGCAGCTCAATCAGGCGGGTAGCGTGCCTAAAGATGCATCGGTGCTGGCTATTGTTGGGCCGCAACGGGATATCAGCGCGACGGAGCTGAAAAGCATTCGCACCTATTTGGAGGGTGGTGGAAAGCTGTTTCTGGCGTTGGGCTTTCATCCGAACATGCAATCGGACTGGAAAAATCTTGACGCACTGGCGGCGGATTACGGTGTGAAGGATACACATGCGATCGTGGTGGATCAGGAGCAGACGAATACGCTTGGACCTCTGTTTACAGTACCCACCTTTGGCAGTCATGCGATTACCGATAAGCTGGCGGCCTCCAATCTGTACCCGGTGCTTTCGCTGTCTATTGCTTTGCAAGCGGGGGAGCAGAAGAATTGGAAGACTACGGCCTTGCTCAAATCTTCTGCCGCCAGCTATGGGGAAACGAATATTCAGGGGCTGCTGAACAACGAAACACAGAAGGATGACAAGGACCCGCAGGGGCCGCTTGATCTGGGTTACGCGGTAGATGGCAAGGACGGCAAGCCTAAGGCAATTATTCTCGGAACGTCGGCCCTTCTGAGCGACACCGAGATCAGCACGGGAGGCAATCGGGATTTTGTGCTGAACAGTCTGAATTATGTACAGGAACAATCTGACGGGCTTACCATTCGTCCTCGTCAGGAGCAGGATTATAAGGTGGTTTATTTGACTCCTGCGCAAGCGAAGATTATATTGACCCTATCCGTGATCGGATTGCCGATGTTGTTTGCGGCAGCCGGAATCTTATTATGGTGGAGGCGAAGAAGAGCATGA
- a CDS encoding ABC transporter permease: MRRLFAVCQKELQAYLWTPTTYFALAVYMLLTGLLFYTNFVMYQPSILDYRLVLGDTLSMLVFVVPLLTMRLVAEEFRQGTDELLLTSPVSVTEMIVGKFLASLGMLLILVLCSLAYPVVMSFYGALDWTLVFTSVIGLFMLGAAMMAIGLFASTLSQHQMMSAVVSFIILLVFWMLDSFGGQTGASAALQQWLEPFSLTARFDSFTKGLLNGADVLYYVTVAGLFLLFSIQVVERKRWR, from the coding sequence ATGAGGCGTTTGTTCGCGGTCTGTCAAAAAGAGCTTCAAGCCTATCTATGGACGCCGACAACGTATTTTGCGCTTGCGGTGTACATGCTGCTGACGGGGTTGCTCTTTTACACAAATTTTGTCATGTATCAGCCAAGCATCTTGGATTATCGGCTGGTACTCGGTGATACGCTGTCCATGCTGGTGTTTGTCGTCCCGCTGCTCACGATGAGGCTGGTTGCGGAGGAATTCAGGCAGGGTACGGATGAGCTGTTACTTACCTCGCCTGTGAGTGTGACGGAAATGATTGTGGGTAAATTTTTGGCGTCGCTGGGCATGCTGCTCATTTTGGTGCTGTGCAGCCTGGCATATCCGGTCGTAATGTCCTTTTACGGGGCGTTGGACTGGACACTGGTATTTACGTCTGTGATCGGTCTGTTTATGCTGGGTGCAGCCATGATGGCCATTGGTCTGTTCGCTTCGACGCTTTCGCAGCATCAGATGATGTCCGCGGTCGTCAGCTTTATTATTTTGCTTGTATTTTGGATGCTGGATTCGTTTGGTGGACAAACAGGCGCGTCTGCGGCATTGCAGCAATGGCTGGAGCCTTTTTCACTAACCGCACGGTTTGACAGCTTCACCAAAGGATTGCTGAACGGAGCCGATGTGCTGTATTACGTGACGGTGGCGGGGCTCTTTTTGTTATTCAGCATTCAGGTGGTCGAACGGAAACGGTGGAGGTGA
- a CDS encoding ABC transporter ATP-binding protein encodes MIKERVKRVLKVQQVSKWYEGNRGVHKLDFEMQRGEIVGFLGPNGAGKTTTMRMITGYLQPNEGVITIDGIPIQEQGRQARSKIGYLPETPPLYGDMSVRSYLKFVASIRDVPAREQKLRISEMISRLGLNGREKQLVRSLSKGYKQRLGLAGAIIHNPDLLVLDEPTSGLDPNQILEIRQLIQEIGENHTVLLSTHILPEVDALCNRVLIIHEGELVLDGRPEALGGSMEDGFKVKVEVKGSREQVLNVLSGWGKVEVELLTSGLSQADTKQTATEQDLTGLLLTGASSEDFREELFYVLSGAKLPILELKKESLSLENIFQQLTTRESKTGQADQVNSVEQVEHSTENEISADVTEDSEEAASSNDKDGQNKSTGGERP; translated from the coding sequence ATGATAAAAGAAAGGGTGAAGCGTGTGCTCAAGGTGCAGCAGGTGAGCAAGTGGTACGAGGGCAACCGGGGCGTACATAAGCTGGATTTTGAAATGCAGCGTGGCGAGATTGTCGGGTTTCTGGGGCCTAATGGTGCAGGCAAAACGACGACGATGCGCATGATTACAGGGTATCTCCAGCCGAATGAGGGAGTGATTACGATTGATGGCATACCGATTCAGGAGCAGGGCAGACAGGCTCGTTCCAAAATCGGTTATTTGCCGGAAACGCCCCCTCTGTATGGAGATATGTCCGTTCGATCCTACTTAAAGTTTGTGGCAAGCATTCGAGATGTACCTGCGAGAGAACAAAAGCTGCGCATTTCTGAGATGATTTCCCGGCTTGGGCTGAACGGGCGTGAAAAGCAACTGGTACGCAGTTTGTCCAAAGGGTATAAGCAGCGTTTGGGACTGGCGGGGGCAATTATTCATAACCCGGATTTGCTGGTGCTGGATGAGCCGACCTCAGGTTTGGACCCGAATCAGATTCTCGAAATTCGCCAGCTCATTCAGGAGATTGGAGAAAATCATACGGTGCTGCTCAGCACACATATTTTGCCCGAGGTGGACGCCTTGTGTAATCGGGTTCTTATCATCCATGAGGGTGAGTTGGTGCTGGATGGACGGCCTGAGGCGCTCGGCGGTTCGATGGAAGACGGATTTAAGGTAAAAGTAGAGGTCAAAGGCAGCCGTGAGCAGGTGCTGAACGTTCTTAGCGGTTGGGGGAAAGTAGAGGTGGAGCTATTAACATCTGGCCTGTCTCAAGCTGACACGAAGCAGACTGCAACTGAGCAAGATTTGACCGGGCTGTTACTGACAGGCGCCTCCAGTGAGGATTTCCGTGAGGAGCTTTTTTATGTGCTGTCTGGTGCGAAGCTTCCGATTTTGGAGTTGAAAAAAGAAAGCCTCAGCTTGGAAAATATATTCCAGCAGTTAACGACTCGCGAGTCGAAAACGGGTCAGGCAGATCAAGTGAATTCAGTGGAACAAGTCGAGCATTCGACGGAAAATGAAATCTCCGCAGATGTTACGGAGGACAGTGAGGAGGCTGCGTCCAGCAACGACAAGGACGGGCAAAACAAAAGTACAGGAGGTGAACGGCCATGA
- a CDS encoding glycosyltransferase, with the protein MNRQRCKVLSQDGIECHLLYYQQGTGMQNLHGDIPVFTTSSEGDISSLIHTHRYDAIIVSSDYQMLAKLRMLGYQGVLIYESQGFGPHVEAALVVGEATPFLQRYANAVLLPTTTHLVELFSSMCPWLKRYVFPNVLDTSVFNYVPNTPPVNPVIAWVGRLEPNKNWRHFIDISYWMLQNRPDLRIWMFYDNTLSQPEDKVQFESMVTQLGLSSIVERFNNVPHAKMPLYYSMIGDSGGYLLSTSLVEGFGYAVAEAMACRCPVLSSDSDGVRAFIDHNVTGKFYAQGDILQAILEGLDLMNNAPDRESIRQKGLTRVVDLLAPDKYVQSFRQMMGALGVG; encoded by the coding sequence TTGAACCGCCAACGCTGCAAGGTGCTTAGCCAGGATGGGATTGAATGCCATCTTCTCTACTATCAGCAGGGTACGGGGATGCAAAACTTGCATGGAGATATTCCCGTGTTTACGACTTCTTCCGAGGGAGATATTTCTAGTCTGATACACACTCACCGTTACGATGCCATCATCGTCTCGTCGGATTACCAGATGCTCGCAAAACTGCGCATGTTGGGCTATCAGGGTGTGCTAATCTATGAATCACAGGGCTTCGGTCCGCACGTGGAGGCTGCATTGGTAGTAGGCGAAGCCACACCGTTTCTTCAAAGATACGCCAATGCAGTACTGCTACCCACCACTACGCATCTGGTCGAACTATTTTCCAGCATGTGTCCGTGGCTTAAGCGTTACGTGTTTCCAAATGTACTGGATACCAGCGTATTTAATTATGTACCTAACACTCCTCCGGTCAATCCGGTCATTGCATGGGTTGGGCGACTGGAGCCGAACAAAAACTGGAGGCATTTTATCGATATCTCTTACTGGATGCTGCAAAACCGCCCGGATCTTCGCATCTGGATGTTCTATGATAATACCCTTTCGCAGCCAGAGGATAAGGTACAATTCGAGAGCATGGTTACACAGCTTGGCTTGTCCTCCATTGTAGAACGTTTCAACAACGTGCCCCATGCTAAAATGCCTCTGTATTACTCCATGATTGGCGATTCGGGAGGGTATCTGTTGTCCACTTCACTGGTAGAGGGATTTGGATACGCCGTAGCTGAGGCCATGGCTTGCCGCTGTCCCGTGCTCAGCTCTGATTCTGACGGGGTGCGAGCCTTCATCGATCACAACGTAACGGGTAAATTTTATGCGCAAGGAGATATCTTGCAGGCGATATTGGAGGGACTGGATCTGATGAACAACGCGCCCGACCGCGAATCCATTCGCCAGAAGGGGCTGACAAGGGTCGTCGACCTGTTAGCACCGGATAAATATGTGCAATCCTTCCGGCAAATGATGGGCGCGCTGGGCGTGGGGTAA
- a CDS encoding beta-glucoside-specific PTS transporter subunit IIABC, producing the protein MDHKKTAEEVLSSVGGSENVNSVIHCVTRLRFKLKDNQLPDKEKIKQIDGVITVVESGGQFQVVIGNEVPKVYEALLETMGVKPNQASQEEQNNEKSSLFSRFVDVISGVFMPVVGVLAAVGILKGLLALCTSLGWMTDQMGTYKILYATADAMFYFFPVILGFSAGKKFGGNPYLSAVLGAALVYPTITSAFTDKTALSFLTIPVVLINYTSSVIPIIIGALLAAKVEKFISKYAPASIKMFIVPFLTLVIISPIVFLVVGPIATIVSDGLAKGSMWIYQLSPAVAGLVLAGFWQAIIIFGLHWAFIPILLNNVVTNGFDPINGMLFCTTFAQTGAAFAIALKSRDPKLKPIATSASIAGLMGVTEPAIYGVTLPAKKPFILASIAAGIGGAAAGLLGSTAYGFASGGVFGIPLFINPKGIDAGFIGFIISLVVAFVLAFILTYLFGYKNAKPASEIKVADESKEEEKAVFSPLSGELIPLTAVKDEAFSSGAMGQGAAIIPRDGVAYAPFNGTVVTVFKTKHAIGLISEDGVELLIHIGINTVSLKGKHFTSFVSEGDTIQKGDKLVEFDPEAIADEGYDITTSVIVTNTAVYTDIIMEATTVIHAGDQLLKIR; encoded by the coding sequence ATGGATCATAAAAAAACAGCCGAAGAAGTATTAAGTTCAGTGGGAGGAAGCGAAAATGTGAACAGTGTAATTCACTGCGTCACTCGATTGAGGTTCAAATTAAAGGATAATCAATTACCAGATAAAGAAAAAATCAAACAGATTGACGGTGTCATTACTGTCGTAGAAAGCGGCGGACAATTTCAGGTGGTCATTGGTAATGAGGTCCCAAAGGTATATGAAGCTCTTTTGGAGACGATGGGAGTAAAGCCGAATCAAGCGAGTCAAGAAGAGCAAAACAATGAGAAATCCAGTTTATTCTCCCGATTTGTCGATGTAATTTCAGGCGTGTTCATGCCCGTTGTTGGTGTGCTCGCCGCTGTGGGGATTCTAAAAGGACTTTTGGCTTTATGCACATCCCTGGGCTGGATGACGGATCAGATGGGCACGTATAAAATTTTATATGCGACAGCAGACGCTATGTTTTATTTCTTTCCGGTTATTTTAGGGTTTTCAGCAGGTAAAAAATTTGGAGGAAACCCGTACCTGTCTGCTGTTTTGGGAGCCGCCTTGGTATATCCGACCATTACTTCCGCCTTTACGGATAAAACGGCGCTGTCCTTTTTGACCATACCTGTCGTTCTGATTAATTATACTTCTTCTGTTATACCTATCATTATTGGAGCATTGTTGGCAGCTAAGGTCGAAAAATTTATAAGTAAGTATGCACCTGCCTCCATTAAAATGTTCATTGTGCCTTTTCTGACTTTGGTCATCATATCACCGATTGTTTTTCTGGTTGTCGGGCCGATAGCAACTATAGTCAGCGATGGGTTAGCTAAAGGCTCCATGTGGATTTACCAGTTAAGTCCAGCTGTAGCTGGCCTCGTTCTGGCCGGGTTCTGGCAGGCCATTATTATCTTCGGTCTGCATTGGGCATTTATTCCAATCCTCCTGAATAATGTAGTTACGAACGGGTTTGATCCGATTAACGGTATGTTGTTCTGTACTACTTTTGCTCAAACCGGTGCGGCCTTTGCCATTGCTTTGAAATCACGTGACCCTAAATTAAAACCTATTGCCACTTCTGCTTCAATTGCGGGTTTGATGGGAGTTACGGAACCAGCTATTTACGGTGTTACGCTACCTGCCAAAAAGCCGTTTATTTTAGCTTCCATTGCCGCAGGTATAGGGGGAGCCGCAGCAGGTTTGCTGGGATCCACGGCATATGGTTTTGCCTCAGGCGGCGTTTTCGGTATTCCTCTGTTCATTAATCCAAAAGGTATAGATGCAGGTTTCATCGGCTTTATCATATCTTTGGTTGTGGCTTTTGTACTCGCATTTATCCTGACCTATCTTTTCGGCTATAAAAATGCTAAACCTGCTTCTGAGATTAAGGTTGCAGATGAAAGCAAAGAGGAGGAAAAAGCGGTATTCAGTCCTTTAAGCGGGGAATTGATTCCTTTAACCGCAGTAAAAGATGAAGCGTTCTCCAGTGGTGCGATGGGTCAGGGCGCGGCTATTATTCCAAGAGACGGGGTAGCCTACGCGCCGTTTAACGGAACTGTTGTTACCGTTTTCAAAACAAAACATGCGATTGGGCTTATTTCTGAGGATGGTGTTGAACTGCTCATTCACATTGGAATAAATACGGTCAGCCTGAAAGGAAAGCATTTCACTTCTTTTGTGTCTGAAGGAGATACCATTCAAAAAGGAGACAAGCTGGTTGAATTTGATCCCGAGGCTATAGCAGATGAAGGATATGATATCACCACATCCGTCATTGTAACTAATACAGCCGTGTACACAGATATCATAATGGAAGCTACAACAGTTATTCATGCTGGAGACCAATTATTAAAGATTAGATAG
- a CDS encoding DUF4038 domain-containing protein, whose amino-acid sequence MIHLSLNIAENQRSFIKEGKLFFYLADTVWSVFTNATLEEWSDYLDYRKMQGFNVLQINMLQQWDASESDLNLQPFALLENGDFDYHTLNEAYFDRAEVMIKMAVERGFVPALVLLWCNYVPDTWAEMFQRGNKMPFECIEHYVTHVVNRFSPFDPIFLISGDSDFPTERANSYYLKALDIVHQLSPASLTTLHIQGRLREIPHVFEKHKGLAFYMYQSGHNSQFQHVAHEIAQHFYHKSDIRPVINGEPCYEQISYSRNVYGRYTALDARKAAWQSLLAGGGAGVTYGAHGIWSWHKKGKKFGIVEGEGFDSPYDWRTALRFEGAWDYSFIKYLFEMYKLVGIRPLDIVLNKTEEIRAAGNENTVVLYIPVNTKVRLSINVQDYKFTTIDLAGKRFAQTEVYIQDGQSIIDMHSFESDVVIIGTK is encoded by the coding sequence GTGATTCATTTGAGTTTAAACATTGCTGAAAATCAAAGAAGTTTTATCAAAGAGGGAAAACTCTTTTTTTATTTGGCAGATACGGTTTGGAGCGTATTTACCAACGCGACGTTGGAGGAGTGGAGCGATTACCTTGACTATCGGAAGATGCAGGGTTTCAATGTGTTACAAATCAACATGCTTCAACAATGGGATGCAAGTGAATCGGATCTGAATCTACAGCCGTTTGCGTTACTGGAAAATGGAGACTTCGACTACCATACATTAAACGAAGCTTATTTTGATCGAGCGGAAGTCATGATAAAAATGGCTGTAGAGCGTGGATTTGTTCCAGCACTGGTTCTGTTGTGGTGTAACTACGTACCGGATACATGGGCTGAAATGTTCCAAAGGGGCAATAAAATGCCGTTTGAATGCATTGAACACTACGTAACGCACGTCGTAAACCGTTTTTCTCCATTTGATCCTATTTTTCTGATCAGTGGGGATAGTGATTTTCCAACTGAACGTGCCAATTCCTATTATTTAAAAGCACTGGATATTGTACACCAATTAAGCCCGGCAAGCTTAACTACGCTGCATATTCAAGGAAGATTGAGGGAAATTCCTCATGTCTTTGAGAAACACAAGGGTCTTGCATTCTATATGTATCAATCAGGACACAACTCCCAGTTTCAACATGTAGCCCACGAGATTGCTCAACATTTCTATCATAAGTCGGATATACGGCCTGTAATTAACGGGGAGCCATGTTATGAACAAATTAGTTACAGCCGCAATGTGTATGGCAGATATACTGCATTGGATGCCAGAAAAGCAGCATGGCAGAGTCTCCTTGCAGGTGGGGGAGCAGGAGTAACATACGGAGCGCACGGAATTTGGAGCTGGCATAAAAAAGGGAAGAAATTCGGCATCGTAGAAGGGGAAGGCTTTGATAGCCCCTATGATTGGAGAACGGCATTGCGTTTTGAAGGTGCATGGGATTATTCATTTATTAAATATCTGTTTGAAATGTATAAGCTTGTTGGCATTAGGCCGCTGGATATTGTTCTAAATAAGACAGAAGAGATTAGAGCCGCCGGAAACGAGAATACCGTAGTTTTGTATATTCCGGTTAACACAAAGGTGCGGTTAAGCATCAATGTGCAGGATTACAAGTTTACAACGATTGATTTAGCGGGAAAACGTTTTGCCCAAACAGAGGTGTACATCCAGGATGGTCAATCCATTATAGACATGCATAGTTTTGAAAGTGATGTTGTGATCATCGGAACAAAATAA